The Brienomyrus brachyistius isolate T26 unplaced genomic scaffold, BBRACH_0.4 scaffold48, whole genome shotgun sequence genome window below encodes:
- the LOC125723406 gene encoding uncharacterized protein LOC125723406 has protein sequence MSIVKTTVNLQRIDWLLPKGAVSVRIAPEYIPGPVGRGQTSSSDAGRRKKCRTRPPAASSLTTSASPGSAAIPVATSRGQQGTGRRRNTAGGRSGRRRRYDQQKGLEPKPSSPTFSSSSFLFPSSAPSSFVSSPFLFMSSSVLSPHLVTPVSPAPHPYSAPGLVHLTPLLQAPAQAVAASSHLEKFYWLYNYYVTKYSKMTYDAKCFTEYWCQEFWNRHLNEINLAKQGKNEDNEGTHSSKRRRIDEDEFIFPIDALEQLSTMPRAQEMGVEMGYQSDAHSYISL, from the exons atgtccatcgtgaaaaccaccgtgaatctccagaggattgactggctgctgccgaaaggtgcagtcagtgtgcggatcgccccggaatacatccccggtccagttggccgag gacaaaccagttccagtgatgctggccgtaggaagaagtgccgcaccaggccgccggcagccagctccctgaccacgtctgcctctcctggatctgctgccatcccggtggcaaccagcaggggtcagcagggcacaggccgccgtagaaatacggcgggaggccggtcagggcgaagaaggaggtatgaccaacagaaggggttagagcctaagcccagctcaccaaccttctcctcctcttcatttttatttccgtcttcagccccctcctcttttgtttcatccccatttctttttatgagctcctctgttttatccccacacttagtcacacctgtaagcccagctccacatccatattcagctccaggcctggttcatctgacccctctgcttcaggctccagcacaggctgtagccgcctcatctcacctggaaaaattctattggttgtataactattatgtaaccaagtactctaaaatgacctatgacgccaagtgctttactgagtactggtgtcaggagttttggaacagacatttaaatgaaattaacttagcgaaacaggggaagaatgaggataatgagggtactcattcatccaagaggcgtaggattgatgaagatgagttcatctttcctattgatgcactggagcagctaagtaccatgcccagggctcaggagatgggtgtggagatgggctatcagtcagatgcacatagctacatttccctgtag